A section of the Gloeobacter violaceus PCC 7421 genome encodes:
- a CDS encoding sulfite exporter TauE/SafE family protein codes for MGSLGTVQIASLLSLGLVAGVLAGMFGIGGGAIMVPAMMFLIGFSTKLATGTSLAALLLPFGLFGVLEYYKNGQVNIPAALLLVAGLFVGSYFGAKLTLGLPDIVVKRAFGVFLIVIALRYLTTE; via the coding sequence TTGGGTAGTTTGGGCACGGTGCAGATCGCCTCGCTGCTGAGCCTGGGGCTGGTGGCCGGGGTGCTGGCCGGTATGTTCGGCATCGGCGGCGGGGCGATCATGGTGCCGGCGATGATGTTTTTGATCGGCTTCAGCACCAAGCTGGCCACCGGCACTTCGCTTGCGGCGCTGCTGCTGCCTTTTGGGTTGTTTGGCGTGCTTGAGTACTACAAAAACGGCCAGGTGAACATCCCGGCGGCGCTGTTATTGGTGGCGGGGCTGTTCGTCGGTTCGTATTTTGGCGCCAAATTGACTTTGGGTTTGCCGGATATCGTCGTCAAGCGCGCCTTCGGGGTGTTCTTGATCGTGATCGCCCTGCGCTATCTGACGACCGAATAA
- a CDS encoding ABC transporter ATP-binding protein, giving the protein MEISSTRFGLSMFVRLRRVLELVWQSGPLACVGLLLLTLVGGVLPAVQLYVGKLIIDTVVAASARPDGEIFTSRALGLVGLELGLLVLSAAVQTAGSILQEVFGEKLTFQINERILHKADALELAYFEDSKFYDALQRAQREAGYRPLGLLIQSLSITQSVVSMGALVVLLARLGAFVLPVLVLASVPLLVTTVRFVRMGYLLVRARTPEARQMSYIKTLMGTDQAAKEIKLFNLGPYFIESFRNLFTKVHRETVDLALRKGAARVGSSVFNAVCYAGLYGYLIWMALRRLLTIGDLTLYAGAVLQLNNQLQSLSESGARVYQNALFIDDLFRFLDLEPRRAVAAAPRPVPERIEQGIRFENVSFRYPGSEREVLSGVSFEIRPGETVALVGENGSGKTTLVKLLTRLYEPTGGRILLEGRDLAEYEPEQLRKLVGVVFQDFVRFHATARDNIGYGRVDALTDFERIEAAAGRGGADALITGLARGYDTMLGKWFREGQELSGGQWQKIALARAYMRDAPVLVLDEPTAALDARAEHEVFSKFRELRQGKMALLISHRFSTVLTADRIVVLEGGRVGEQGTHRELAARNGRYAELFTLQAEGYRE; this is encoded by the coding sequence ATGGAGATCTCATCCACCCGGTTCGGTTTATCGATGTTCGTCCGCCTGCGCCGCGTTCTGGAACTGGTCTGGCAGAGCGGCCCGCTCGCCTGCGTCGGTCTACTCCTGCTCACGCTGGTAGGCGGAGTGTTACCTGCCGTGCAACTCTACGTCGGCAAGCTGATCATCGACACGGTGGTGGCCGCCTCCGCGCGGCCGGACGGTGAAATCTTCACCAGCCGGGCGCTCGGATTGGTGGGTCTGGAACTGGGGCTGCTGGTGCTCTCCGCCGCCGTTCAGACGGCCGGATCGATCCTCCAGGAGGTCTTCGGCGAAAAACTGACCTTCCAGATCAACGAGCGGATCTTGCACAAGGCAGACGCGCTCGAACTGGCCTACTTCGAGGATTCGAAGTTCTACGACGCGCTGCAGCGCGCCCAGCGCGAGGCGGGCTACCGGCCCCTGGGTCTGCTGATTCAGAGCCTGTCGATTACCCAGAGCGTCGTCTCGATGGGGGCGCTGGTGGTCCTGCTCGCCCGCCTGGGAGCGTTCGTGCTGCCGGTGTTGGTGCTCGCCTCGGTGCCGCTGCTGGTCACGACGGTGCGCTTCGTGCGCATGGGTTACCTGCTTGTGCGGGCGCGCACCCCGGAGGCCCGCCAGATGAGCTATATCAAGACGCTGATGGGCACCGACCAGGCCGCCAAGGAAATCAAACTGTTCAACCTGGGGCCGTACTTTATCGAAAGTTTTCGCAACCTGTTTACAAAGGTGCACCGCGAGACGGTCGATCTGGCCCTGCGCAAAGGGGCGGCGCGGGTAGGAAGCAGCGTCTTCAACGCCGTCTGCTACGCGGGACTTTACGGATACTTGATCTGGATGGCGCTTCGGCGGCTTCTGACCATCGGCGATCTGACCCTTTATGCCGGGGCGGTGCTGCAGCTCAACAACCAGTTGCAGTCGCTCAGCGAGAGCGGGGCGCGCGTTTATCAAAATGCGCTGTTTATCGACGATTTGTTCAGGTTTCTGGATCTCGAGCCCCGCAGGGCCGTGGCCGCCGCACCTCGGCCGGTACCCGAGCGCATCGAGCAGGGCATCCGCTTCGAAAATGTCTCTTTTCGCTACCCGGGTTCCGAGCGCGAGGTGCTGAGCGGTGTGAGCTTCGAAATCCGGCCCGGCGAGACGGTGGCGCTGGTGGGCGAAAACGGCTCCGGCAAGACGACGCTGGTCAAGTTGCTCACCCGCCTGTACGAACCGACCGGCGGACGCATCCTCCTCGAAGGCCGGGATCTGGCCGAGTACGAACCCGAGCAGCTGCGCAAACTGGTGGGGGTGGTCTTTCAAGACTTTGTGCGCTTTCATGCCACCGCCCGCGACAACATCGGCTACGGCCGGGTGGACGCCCTCACGGATTTCGAGCGCATCGAAGCGGCGGCGGGGCGGGGCGGGGCGGACGCGCTCATCACCGGCCTCGCGCGCGGCTACGACACGATGCTCGGCAAATGGTTCCGCGAAGGCCAGGAGCTCTCCGGCGGCCAGTGGCAAAAAATCGCCCTCGCCCGGGCCTACATGCGCGACGCGCCGGTGCTGGTGCTCGACGAGCCCACCGCCGCCCTCGACGCGCGCGCCGAGCACGAAGTGTTCAGCAAATTCCGGGAGCTGCGCCAGGGGAAAATGGCCCTTTTGATCTCGCACCGCTTCTCGACGGTGCTGACCGCCGACCGCATCGTCGTGCTGGAGGGGGGCCGGGTCGGCGAGCAGGGAACCCACCGCGAACTTGCCGCCCGCAACGGGCGCTATGCCGAGCTGTTCACCCTTCAGGCAGAGGGCTACCGAGAATGA
- a CDS encoding general stress protein: MADTHIRRAVGTFSNRAQAEQALYRLRDAGFDMDDVSVISKHEESGDIAGAEVKDEVGNRAGEGAATGATTGAAVGGLTGLLVGIGALAIPGIGPVITAGALGTALATTLAGGAIGAAAGGLVGALVGLGIPKERAEVYNAAVTRGDYLVVIDGPAEEINEAERILNGQGIRDYGVYDAPAGSYDEARYRNRPTLSERAGNLGTRVQGSAQETLGRVTNDPTNVIEGDAKQRQADINDRSADLRDRK; encoded by the coding sequence ATGGCTGACACACATATCCGTCGCGCTGTAGGGACTTTCTCCAATCGTGCCCAGGCCGAGCAAGCCCTCTATCGGCTGCGCGATGCCGGTTTTGACATGGACGACGTCTCCGTGATCAGCAAGCACGAAGAAAGTGGCGATATTGCCGGTGCCGAGGTTAAAGACGAAGTCGGCAACCGTGCCGGCGAAGGGGCGGCCACCGGGGCGACCACCGGGGCGGCCGTGGGCGGGCTGACCGGCTTGCTGGTCGGTATCGGCGCGCTGGCCATCCCGGGCATCGGCCCGGTGATCACCGCAGGTGCCCTGGGCACCGCTCTCGCCACCACCCTGGCGGGCGGCGCCATCGGTGCGGCGGCGGGCGGCCTGGTGGGTGCCCTCGTCGGTCTCGGCATTCCCAAGGAGCGCGCCGAAGTGTATAACGCGGCGGTGACCCGCGGCGACTACTTGGTGGTAATCGACGGCCCCGCCGAAGAGATCAACGAAGCCGAGCGCATCCTCAACGGCCAGGGCATCCGCGACTACGGCGTCTACGACGCTCCGGCCGGCAGCTACGACGAAGCGCGCTACCGCAACCGTCCCACCCTCAGCGAGCGCGCCGGCAACCTGGGCACCCGCGTGCAGGGTTCGGCCCAGGAGACCCTGGGTCGCGTCACCAACGACCCGACCAATGTGATCGAGGGTGATGCCAAGCAGCGCCAGGCCGACATCAACGACCGCTCGGCCGATCTGCGCGACCGCAAGTAA